One Oscillospiraceae bacterium genomic region harbors:
- a CDS encoding type II secretion system protein M — MTTEITARDKLLLYVVGMLAFIFFFVQFMLTPALEASDEAAASLAEAQQAQIAMQETIALAGTNAAAKTESWAALQQANANYYGLLSSSDLDTLVSNLELGHDLRPVSLDISAIDTQSLTGYAASTQADDTAAPTDINSADPMLATADTNTVLMELAPPLTRIYAQADYFKQCTVTFRCTGSDSSFYTMLDDLAAQYPSVQLKSVQIDHAAYTNASGATTNTATYTVQLNVILCDKESVVS, encoded by the coding sequence ATGACTACTGAGATCACCGCCCGCGACAAGCTGCTGCTTTATGTCGTAGGTATGTTAGCTTTCATCTTCTTCTTTGTACAATTTATGCTCACCCCGGCCCTGGAAGCCAGCGACGAGGCCGCAGCAAGCCTGGCCGAGGCCCAGCAGGCGCAGATCGCCATGCAGGAGACCATCGCCCTGGCCGGCACCAACGCCGCCGCCAAAACCGAGAGCTGGGCCGCTTTGCAGCAGGCCAACGCCAACTACTACGGTCTGCTTTCCAGCAGCGACCTGGACACCCTCGTCTCCAATTTAGAGCTGGGGCATGATCTGAGGCCTGTCTCGCTGGACATCAGTGCCATTGACACCCAAAGCCTGACCGGCTACGCCGCCAGCACCCAGGCCGACGACACCGCCGCGCCGACGGACATTAACTCCGCCGACCCCATGCTGGCCACCGCCGATACCAACACCGTGCTGATGGAACTGGCCCCGCCGCTGACCCGCATCTATGCCCAGGCTGACTATTTTAAACAGTGTACCGTCACTTTCCGCTGCACCGGCAGCGACAGCAGCTTCTACACCATGCTGGACGACCTGGCCGCGCAGTACCCCTCGGTACAGCTGAAAAGCGTGCAGATCGACCACGCCGCCTACACCAACGCCAGCGGTGCCACCACCAACACCGCCACCTATACCGTACAGCTGAATGTGATCCTCTGCGATAAGGAGAGTGTGGTATCTTGA
- a CDS encoding type II secretion system F family protein, which produces MPRYRYTATALSGKTLHGVTEAASAEALYITLREQDLYMTDAKEVGTNASVYRPLKTPELAEFCRGLGTLLSAGVPLVRAFRIMADERGLNARTRLLYNTLLKELRKGVPLSDAMHQCAPAFPELLIAMTRSAEGTGSIDASFLRMGRYYDREHKVNQQVGNSLMYPIILSVMIVGVIAILMGFVVPQFMPMFEQMDSLPLPTVILFAVSDFVSANWVLIILVAAFWVVGGRIALAQPAVRRQWDRMQLHAPVIGKLNQKICTARFARTLSNLYSSGVPIVATLIASRDAVGNRWIISQFDEVLDKVRAGNSLSESLALVDGFEQSMSSSIAVGEETGKLDELLATISETLDFEAEVATKRLVTLLEPIMIVIMGLIVAFVVVAVILPIYQSYGTIGQSSSTY; this is translated from the coding sequence ATGCCGCGTTACCGCTACACAGCCACGGCGCTTTCGGGCAAGACACTGCACGGTGTCACCGAGGCCGCCAGCGCCGAAGCGCTGTACATCACCCTGCGGGAGCAAGACCTGTACATGACCGACGCCAAAGAGGTCGGCACCAATGCCAGCGTCTACCGCCCGCTGAAAACGCCGGAGCTGGCGGAGTTTTGCCGCGGCCTGGGCACACTGCTTTCGGCGGGCGTGCCGCTGGTGCGCGCGTTTCGCATCATGGCGGACGAGCGCGGCCTGAACGCCCGCACCAGGCTGCTGTACAACACCTTATTAAAAGAGCTGCGCAAGGGCGTGCCGCTTTCCGACGCGATGCACCAGTGTGCGCCTGCTTTCCCGGAGCTGCTCATCGCCATGACCCGCAGCGCCGAGGGCACCGGCAGCATCGACGCCAGCTTTTTGCGCATGGGCCGCTACTACGACCGCGAGCACAAGGTCAACCAGCAGGTGGGCAACAGTTTGATGTACCCTATCATCCTGTCGGTCATGATCGTGGGTGTTATCGCTATTTTGATGGGCTTTGTGGTGCCCCAGTTCATGCCCATGTTTGAGCAGATGGATTCTCTGCCGCTGCCCACGGTAATTTTGTTTGCTGTATCGGACTTTGTTTCGGCCAACTGGGTGCTTATCATTTTGGTCGCAGCCTTTTGGGTGGTGGGCGGCCGCATCGCGCTGGCCCAGCCCGCCGTGCGCCGCCAGTGGGACCGCATGCAGCTGCACGCGCCCGTCATCGGCAAGCTGAACCAGAAGATCTGCACGGCCCGCTTCGCCCGCACGCTGTCCAACCTGTATTCCAGCGGTGTTCCCATCGTAGCTACGTTGATTGCCAGCCGCGACGCCGTGGGCAACCGCTGGATCATCAGCCAGTTTGATGAGGTGCTGGACAAGGTCCGCGCCGGCAACAGCCTGTCGGAATCGCTGGCACTGGTGGACGGCTTCGAGCAGTCGATGTCCTCCTCCATCGCCGTGGGCGAGGAGACCGGCAAGCTGGACGAGCTGCTGGCCACCATCAGCGAGACGCTGGACTTTGAGGCGGAGGTCGCCACCAAGCGGCTGGTAACGCTGCTGGAGCCCATCATGATCGTCATCATGGGCCTCATCGTGGCGTTCGTGGTGGTCGCCGTCATCCTGCCCATCTACCAGTCCTACGGCACGATCGGGCAGTCGAGTTCGACGTATTGA
- a CDS encoding prepilin peptidase, with amino-acid sequence MLLVEGLLGLIAFLLGAALFSFMNVVAWRLPRGKNPLTGRSFCPQCGAALTAGDLVPVFSWLFLRGRCRHCRAPIPVRYLLVELLGGVLALGCRWRFGTAYTLGEGLFGMRWQGLLALALCGVLLSIALIDAETQLIPNRLNAAVAVLAVLNLLLSPARWAGALIGMVCISVPMLLLCLAIPGAFGGGDIKLMAAAGLFLGWQHTLLAMFFGILGGGFYGMYLLAARKADKKDHFAFGPFLCVGIVLALLFGDPVLAWYCRFL; translated from the coding sequence ATGCTGCTGGTGGAAGGTCTGCTGGGGCTCATCGCGTTTTTGCTGGGGGCCGCGCTGTTCAGCTTTATGAACGTCGTGGCCTGGCGGCTGCCCCGGGGTAAAAATCCGTTGACCGGCCGCAGTTTTTGCCCGCAATGCGGGGCTGCGCTCACCGCCGGGGATCTGGTCCCGGTGTTCAGCTGGCTATTCCTGCGCGGGCGGTGCCGCCACTGCAGGGCACCCATCCCGGTGCGCTACCTGTTGGTGGAGCTGCTGGGCGGCGTGCTGGCGCTGGGCTGCCGTTGGCGGTTCGGCACGGCCTACACGCTGGGCGAGGGGCTGTTCGGCATGCGGTGGCAGGGGCTTCTGGCCCTGGCGCTCTGCGGCGTGCTGCTCAGCATCGCGCTGATCGATGCCGAGACCCAGCTTATCCCCAACCGGCTCAACGCCGCGGTGGCCGTGCTGGCGGTGCTCAACCTGCTGCTCTCCCCTGCCCGGTGGGCCGGGGCGCTCATCGGTATGGTGTGCATCAGCGTGCCGATGCTGCTGCTCTGCCTGGCGATCCCCGGCGCGTTCGGCGGCGGGGACATCAAGTTAATGGCCGCTGCCGGGCTGTTTTTGGGCTGGCAGCATACCCTGTTGGCGATGTTTTTTGGCATTTTGGGCGGCGGGTTTTACGGCATGTATCTGCTGGCCGCCCGCAAGGCCGACAAAAAAGACCACTTCGCATTTGGACCATTCCTCTGCGTCGGCATTGTGCTGGCGCTGCTTTTCGGCGATCCCGTGCTTGCATGGTACTGCCGGTTCTTATAA